Part of the Anopheles gambiae chromosome 3, idAnoGambNW_F1_1, whole genome shotgun sequence genome is shown below.
ACGTCCTGGGGGAGCCCGTGGGGGTTGAGGGGTTCTAGCGTGCTCCAATATTCATCAGCAATTAAGCCGTCGCCGGTGTACGGGAAGGGGATGGTACTCTCAACTGTGGATGGAACTCTGTGCGGCTAAGAAACCGACAAACGCAAGGCAATGGTAGTTACCCTGTCCATCTGCAAGACTGACGCACGACTCGGTGGTGGTCCAGTTATTTGTTATCCTACTGGAGTTGGATTGATAGATTTGTACCTTTGCTTTGGAGTTTGCAGACCGTATTCTTTAATAACACAACAGAAAGTTAAATATGGACTGTCCTTCAAATTGCAATTGAACgattgaatgttgaatgtCACGCACCTGAGCGAGAGTATTGAGGCGGCTCAATGCTGCCGTTGGTTTTGGTTCACTTGAAAACACCTTCAATATGGATTTTAGTTGACTTTAGGGGTAATATTTGCAATGCATTAACCATTGAGTGTCACTCAACTGGACCGACGGAATCGAAAATGTTGGAAAGAATCGAGCAAAATGATCGATGGCTACTAGATGACTTTTGTACACAAACTTGACAGTTCTGGAATAACATTAATCGTACCTTTTGTTTACCACCTTTGCCATTCTCCACTGCACAGACGTGCACGCCGAGCAAGATGGCCGCCACCACCGGTAACTGGCTGGCCGATCTGACGCGCATCGAGTACTTTGGCGGTACGGAAATTACTGTCCCGATGGTGTGCCAGAAAATTGTCGCCTCCAACGGTAAGTTCCAACCAGGGACAGTAATGTTCTCCAACTTCAATTGCTAACCTaacttttcccccctttttacCTAATACAATGGACAGAAAATGGCGATACGATGACGTACCGGGGCTGCCAGCTGGACGGTGGCAAAACCGACCCATGCCAGATTGCGTACGGCAAGGCgaagctgcagcggggcgTCAAGATTGAATCCTGCTCGATCTGCAAGGACGACGCGTGCAACGGTGCAACCCGGCTGGCGATGGGTCCCACGGTTTGGCTGCTCATCGGGGGCAGCAGCCTACTCGCGCTGATTGGATTCACCTCCCGCCGGCAGTTCCTGTAAAACCTGCTCATCCTCACCATCTCTTGGAGTGTGTTCTCCATCAATCGTTTACAGCACTGTTCCTGCTAGAGCTGGAGTGCACCCAACCCACACTACACCAACCTGTACATATATGGTATCGATTTACTTCGGATCGAACTCAAACTGGCATTAATGCACGCGTGGAATCTGCATGGAACTTTTGAATGTACTAAATCGCCCCTGCGCCATATTATGACGCTATTTGTAAGGCAAAAaatcacaaccaccaccaccatgatAAGAGTAAAGgagaaaaatgttgcaaaaccACAATCTGTCACCCTAAAAATAGGCTCTCCACCCTTTCCCCGCTCGCTTAATCGGCTCTAAATTAACAACAGTTATCATCCATGCCTTAGCCGATGCCAGTGAGTCACACACCAATTTGAACGGTTGCGCGGGCAAGTGGTCGGGCGTAATCGCTtattatgataaaaaaaatgagtCACAACAGTGCAGAGTTAGGTGCACGATGTAGTatgatcgattttttttttttgctcttttttgggAGACACGCTAGTGATTGAGTAGATAAAGTTATGAACAGCATAACTCTGGCTACTGCCCGTACAGCAAACTATATGGCAGCCTGCTGATAAACCTGATGCGAATAGATAACGAAGGTGTGTGAGTGCCGGGGACACTCGGCAAGGGAAGCAAAAGGTTTGCTGTGCGCTGATAAGGGTGGTCTAAGTTTAAGATCTTTAAATTGCGATAAACGGAAATAGAGAAATAGAATTCACACATTATTGATAATTAGATGGGCAAGAAGAAAAGGGGagataaactaaaataaagaACAACGTAGTAAACTATTGGAATAGAGCCCCCATAAGGTGAAATTCACGCATATGCCTTCATTCGATCAAcctaacacaaaaacaaccaaaacgaACAACAGCACAACTTGTTGGGAAGCTTAAGTTAAGATTGTCACACATTTTCGAATATAAGCTAAACAATACAGACACATTTGAGACCGTCGCTAGAGACCATATGCTAGCAACTACTCTTTGgcaaatgctttaaaaaaaatgttgctttcagcacaagcaaacaaacaatgtcATGTTATTAGAAATTCTTAAAATACTAAACACACATACTATCACCGTAATAGTAAGAGGAAAAGTTCGTGAATGCGCGAACGAGACAAAAACTAAAACGAATGCAGAACAATTTGCGCTGCATTTTTTCCGTTTGTTGTTTGGCACAATAAATATTAGACGTAAAATTCTAGCAAGAACCGACCGCGAAGCTAGAACTAGGTTCTATGAGTAATAACGTACCCAAAACACGAAAGCACAAAGCATTTAGCGCGGACCCGTGTGTTGTGTAGGTGTTTACTACCCCCCAAACGTTAGGCACCCGTAGGCACGATCATGATCATGGTAGTGTAGTAGATGGTGGTAGTTGTCGTAAATGGCGCCAAGGCGCTTCAACACCAGCCAAGAAGGCACACCAAAGAGTCTCAGTCTCAAGCAGCAGCATGTAGCATCACCAGAATGATAAGAAGTGGAGTTTgtgatttatgttttaaataataaaataaatggttAGTAAAATGTTATGTTTCAAAATTTAACTATAATgaggttttgtttgctctacgtttataaaattgttcacagaaaagcaataaaacgCATCTGTAATGACGGGTCAGTGTTTTTGGAAGgaaataaatgttttgttttttgttttaccccCAATATTAACACTAATTAACGTACTAATATGCGTACAGAAAACTTTTCACGCATCTGACCCACGATTGCGTTTGTTAATGTGTATATAAACtgggtttttttaattaaattttcgttTAAAAGCCAGATGAAACGATTTGCTTTGAAATTAGTGTTGGCTTGTTTAAAATTGAAtatgaaacacacaaacaaacgacaTAATAACGAGTAAATGTAATCGAATtggtagatttttttaaaaacaactcAAACATACTAGCAGCAACCAACATGGATGAATATGCAAATTTagaagaaacataaaaacaaaacattcaaatagagTAGAGAATCAAACAAACTTCAAAAACACACGAACATCACAAGACAAGAAAATGCACTGAAgatatgaaaaaaatgtaaggaAATTTCAATAAACACACCGAATACCATAAGATtggagaagaaaataaatgatcctaccaacaacaaaaaagcccattctttgtgttttgtttcccttttcgaTACATTTTCCCACTCAAGGTTACTCTACACGCATTGACGCATTAAATAACAGTGAGCCTGTCCGTTCAACCTTGTCACATAAATGCTTAATAAAAGCATGTGCCGTTGTCTCGATTTGGAACAAAATACcccgctgctgttgttgatctTCCTCATTAACCGGTTAGAACTTTCTCCAATGTGTGTTCCCAGTCTTCGACGCACTGAACACCACCACAAAACCCAACGCCTACTATATGGTGTGTTGTGCCAGCGATGCGTTGACATTTGCGTGGGCTATAATCGGCAAcacgaagcaacaacaacaacaatgggCCTCCGCAGTTCGAAAACTAATTGAGTGCTAGTTATCACACCGTACACTGTAGTGGCGGGAATAGTTGATACCAATGGGGGTAAAAGCGGACCAGCAACCTTGGGTTCGTTGTTTTCCATTAATGTGCGTGTTGATTAGACGACGTCATGTTTGATGCATGCGACACCGTTATTGGCGACACCGACTACCGGCCTGGTGTCATTTTTTGAGGTACGTAGTAGGCTGTTGTGAAGGTGAGTTAATAAGCAAAGTTTCGATAGgaattgaacaaaaacaagaaactaTTGGACAGTCATTattcccgtttttttgtagtttaaaATATACCATCTTCACCGTGCGTCAGCAACGTTTGTTTGCGGCTAATGTTGGCAGAAAGATGACACACCATGCTAAACATTTCCCGCATTGCTTAACCGGCCCACCCAGTGCACCCGAAAGGAACCGAATTAAACTTCCATCCCGCTTATCGAACGATCATCAATCGATATGACGTTAAAGCGAATGAAGATTGCACACATCTGTCATCGTGCGTTGGTCCCCAAAACGGTCCCCCGCCCCGTTCTCTGTAATGCATACCCAAACCCCGATAATTGAGCACCACAACCTCGAGCCACAGGGCCTCACACCCGGTTTGGAGAGTTTTGGATACCTTTCACCCACTTCAACCGATAAGTGGCCGATAAGAAAACCGAAACGTTCTACCTCCTCAACACCACGATACGCGGAGGGCTGCGGCGCAGGAATGGGCAAGGGACTGCTGATTGCCCACCGGTTCTCGTATAAAAACGCAACCGCGGGCAGGTGCACGGGTTCAGTTGTCTGCTGGAATTCTTGCGCGCTTGATCGAACATAGTGTGCGGGTGGAACTATCATCGCGCTGTGACCTGCTGTGCTCTGTGTGCCGCGTGTGTGATTTGGTGCgtattttgtgttgctgtggcCATTATACGTGTCATTACGCAGCTGTGATAGAGTGTGCAACCACAGGGTGGAACGTAAATAGCCGCTTCAATATGAAACTAAACCTGGCAACGacgtggctgctgctggtggcgttCACAGTGAATGAAGGTATGCACCACAGGAGGACGATGCAGTGACCTTATGTGAACGTACGTGTCGCTTTTGGGCAGTATGATTAATacaccgtgtgcgtgtgttttcttCCATCCCCAGTGCGAGGGCAGCTGCGGTGCTACGTGTGTGAAAACTGTCCCGACCCGTTCGAGGGCACCTCGGCCCAGCTTCAGGCCTGTCCGGCGTCAGAATCGACGACCACCACACAGATGCCCCCGGGGGGTGATACAACGATCCTTACGCCACCGCCCCTTCCGACGGGCGATGGTAGCGGTCagcagacgacgacgacggtagCAACGACCACGGAAGCGCCACCGACACCAAGCACGCCGGTGATCACGCCACCGCCAGTGGTCGGTCGCCGAAAGCGTCAGACAGCAGCGACCGGATACCGTTGCTTCCGGATTGAGCACTGTGAGTGTGACTTGCTCGCAGAGTGCAGCAGATTGAGAGTAAACGCCTTCTTTTCTCCACCTTTCTCTTCCAACCAGCCAACACCGTCCGCCGGGGATGCGCCGCCTACCTGGGCAACCAGGCCGACACCTGCCTGTCCGTGAACGGTGGCACCAATCCCATCGGCTGTACGCTCTGCGACTGGGAAGGATGTAACAGTGCGACCGGGCTGCGAGTATCGCTGTTCGCGCTTCTGCTCGCTGTACTGCTGTCGGTCGTGCTGAAGCAGTAACGCCCCACAGAAGTAGCAGCCTTCGGCTCCCAACTCCCACCGCAAACCCCTCAGCAAAAGCTGCTCGACAGACAGCAACTACTCGGGGGTTTACTACTCACGGATGGATGGAGTCAGCTGATCTTGAGGCACAAATGGCAACCGTACCGTACAGAAGGATGGTACATCGCTGGGCATTAGGTTATGTGACTAGGTTAAATACAAAGGCCAGTCAGACGGCCAAATAAACAGACAGTTTAATCATAACGACGAGCTTTCAGCTGCATTAGCATTGTGCATTAATGTACGTGTCGTCCCCCAAGCCCCCTACCTAAAGACTCATTGTAATAAGCCTGAAGATTTACGTTTATCAAAAAACCAATCATACGAAAAGGTGGATAAAAACCACCCCCTTTGCAGCTAATCTGGCTCGATAAGATATCCATCCGCTTTATAAGCTACCCGTGTGAGAAAACAACCGAGCTTGGTTGCGATAATTTCCCTCCCGAACACAAATGGAAGTGCGAAGTGCGCACATTACGCGCCCTAAACCCTTCTATCCGCCACTCTTGCTCATCCAGCGATGCTCCAATCAGGGTATAGCTCCGCTCCCTGCTGGGTGTGTTTGCTCCTGTCCGCAACGCACTCATGTCCCGCACACGTGTACGTGACACATCCGCAGCGCGTTCCCTAAAGTGCTAGTAATTATGTTGTGCGCAATTTGGAGCTACCTCTTGCCGGGAGCGGTTTACGCGGTTCACAGCTGTCAACGCGCCTCGAGGGGTGGTGATGATAGATGGAAGAATCGTGATATGCGCACTACGAGGAGGATGAGGTGTGCACGGGACCCGATTTTGAGCACCGATTTGATTAATCATACCGATTACAGGGCGTGCAGCGTGACGATGGGTGGAAATTGATGGCTTCCGATAGTTATTTGGTAATTAGCTGCAAGGTGATTACGCATCACGCGTTAGGATTGTACGGTTGGATCAAGTGCACTGTACAACAGCgctcgataatttttgttgccTAAATGCTAGTTTAAAATACAACTATGACTTTGTCATGACACGTTCTATCTTGATTTCTACGACGAAAAGTAATACTTTTTGACGAAagtaataaaatgttttgttaaatttatCTGCACTTCAATAATGTActtgaaattgtttgattttggtaAAAAATCATAGTTGCTTCAATGTTTTTTGACACTAATACTCGATGCACGCTATGAATCATCTGCTTCAATCTGTTGTTCTACCGACGTATAACAGTTTCCACGCGCAGCACAACACGCCTGAATGTAGGCAATTTAGTTTAAAGCTTTGGGCTTGCTTGCGAATGCCTGGAAGACTTCAACAGTAGCCGAAGGTGGGAAACAATTATACTCTATTCAACTCGAGATATTTAGCCGAGATGGTTCAGTGTTCTAACACCAAGCATTGTTATCAGCTTACTTTTGTTCTAgtttaataatatttaaaatcatcatttttgcAAGAAACTTTGAATGACCCTTATACAGGACAGACCTTTACTCAGATGTAGCAGCACATTTTGGCCGCATTTCTAGTTCACATCTGTACCGTTACTCGTCTAATTTTAGTGAAACGAATTTCTAAATTATTGCATTTATTCATATGAATTAATCAGTATTTTTAGCCCATTCATTCTTCTACCTGCATCACCCACACAAATCACAGCACGCTTTTAAAATCGATCACTACACAGCCTCACTCGTTGCACAGCGAATGTCCACACACGCGGCAGCTCGTAATGCCACCCTCCGTCACCGGTATCTGTCCCTGGTCGCACACACCGACAGCGTATCCCTCAATCTCGGCACATCCACGCCGGTGTATGATGTCCGTTTGTAGATCCTTTCCTAAAAAAACGGAATAAAATGTCATGAAATCACCCTCTCGATCGTCGCTGTCATGAACTGTACCTTTGCTTCGGATCGTCGCGCAGACGAAGCGCTTCTGCCCCTTGTCCCCCGTCTGTTGGTGCGCCTTTCCGTACGGATAGTAGGTGGTCGGTGGCGTTAGGATTGGATTGCCTGGgtaccaggcgcctccattatTATTTCCTACGAGCGGTGGTGGCGTTAGCAGTGGATCCCACGGGTACTGCTGaatgccgccgccgccgcccaaCGGTGGCGGGGTAAGGATTGGATATCCCGGGTAGCCCGGATACCAGGGGTATCCCGGGTACCAGGCACCTCCATTATTGTCCCCAACGAGCGGTGGTGGCGTTAGCAGTGGGTCCCAGGGATACTGCTGATTGATGCCACCGCCGCCCAACGGTGGCGGTGTAAGGATTGGATATCCCGGGTATCCCGGATACCAAGCTCCTCCGTTGTTGTTTCCTACGAGCGGTGGTGGCGTTAGCAGCGGATCCCAGGGGTTTGCGTTCCAGTACGGCGTGGACGGTGTCAGTATCGGGTAGGTTGGGTTGTAGCTCAGCGCATTCAGATCCAGCCCATTATTGGCGCTGCACTGGACGATCTCCGGCTCTTGTTTGTTACAATCATCACACGAATAGCATCGGATCTTGTTTCCTTCAGCTGTAAAATGGAGTAAAGCAAATGACTGTCAACCAGTTTAGGCAAACATTAAACTACTCCCCACATACCTATCGAGCACAGGATAGCTGCCAAAAAGATCGCCAAACACTTCAAAACAAACTTCATGACCAGTAGTGTTGTCTCACACAATCACTTCCAACACGTTTTAAAATGACCCATCAAATGCACTCCCATCGCAGCCTTTATATACAGCCTCTACAGAACGCCAACAATAGATAGATGACTCTGGAGAGCCACTCGACCAATCAGCGTATGGCATTTGATATACTTTTCCCCTATCTTATCTTATAGGCTAGACCACAGCAAAGTCACTCCTCAGTGTGGTGGCTTTTTGGCCCAGTCATGGTGCTGGGCCAGTGGGTATGCAAATACCTGCTTTACCCACACACCATGGACGGGCAGTGTCCGACAGTTGATCGAACGTTCGGCATTCCAGGGCGCGCGACACGCGGCTAAGATTGGGAATTCCAATCTGATGTATACGCACGGCATTACGCAGCATAAAAGCAATGCGCGTGACGCATCAGATGAACTGTCTCTGCGTTTGAGTACAAAACATGTTGCTAGCATCCACTGAGacagttttgtttattttgcgcGCGACCCAAAGTCTGGAATGTGGATCAGTTTTCCTTAGCCCGGCAACATTCGGCCAATGGTGGGCTGTTATCTGTACTCAATGGCAAGAGATCTCGAGCCAATGGTATGAAACATCTGTAGCGTTCTTTGTGGGACGTAATGATAAGCCATTGTTACTCAATCTCAACTGTAACAGGTACCAATCCGTCTAATTGATAAGCGCTTTACCACATTCCATTCGTTTTTTCGACCAGATCGAACCGGTTCACACATCTGGATTTCGTCTGGTTCGTATGGCTATCTCCAATATCCTATCCGTTTAcactttgttgctgcttttgaGAATATTTTGGTGTACAAGATGGGATATGATTCTACCCATATTCGCCTAACTTTAACGCATTTATATTGAATACCTTCTTTAACTCTTATTAACTCATAAAACAACAGTTGTTGATCTAGACCTGCTTATGCCACTGCTTATGCTTATGGCTGAATGGAGTACCAAGAGTAGAAGATTCTGTCCTACGTATGGTGGTTGTTGTGTGGTGACTACTCTTTCTCTATTTATTGCAGTCTTTCAGCATACGGGTAATTCTATGTTGAAGCGCAGAGGATAGTCCGCATAGAACACTTGAATCAGACCTCTTTGAGTTCCGGAATGGTACTCTCAATGGTGTATCTTAgcagcggcggatctaacggtaggcggactaggcggtcgcctggggccccgtagatcgccattctatagtatgccgtatggacagagtactagcgacaagggcccccggaaggatggccgATGGGGCCCCGAGGTTGGCGAAacatttgcaccccccccccccccgtcagcAAAAATTTTAGAGTTTGCGACAGATGATTTGCGAAGGATTTGATTTGCGAAGGGGGTCCCTCTGAATCaattgcaccccccccccccccccctgtcaGCAAAAATAGAATAGTTTGCGACTGATGATCGAAGGGGGccccgacggcatttcaagtttactgttcaatctcccaacagcaacTTTAGTGCcgctaccccccccccccccccccccccccccaacaacatttaccatttacagagggcctcaactcgtcgttccgcctagggccccgATACCCTTGATCCGCCACTGTATCTAAGTACTGTATCTATCAACTACCTAACCTTGCTCATCGTGAGAATCTTATAAAGTGATTGTAAAATTAGATTATGACCATATTAGCCGGTTTCATTTCACCTGAAAGGTAGTAAAATTGATAATAAACTTGAGCCAAATAAAACACGCTTCCTCTGCTGCTCAAGCTAATCATAAATACCTCTACTATCCTGATAGTATAAGCTGCATTGTTCATCTATCAGTAATCCAACTTCATTCATAACCACGGTACCCCCGGACGGGGCTTGAAAGATCCGGGTTCAGATACTAAAACTGCGTAATCTCTGCGTCTAACACCCCTACGGCAGGCTGCAAAGTCTAGCAGGAAatcacacagcacagtaaaCCCAAACACAATTGTTCCGAAATCATTCACCAAATATAGCATTGCTTTATCTTTAtgatcgtattttttttttttgctggttttcTATATCAGCTATTCCGATTGCTGTATAAGCCCCCATTTGCCGCATGGATAAGCCCTCCGGACTAAGCCTATATAAAGGGCGCCAGCCGTTAGCGCAGAAACGCGAGTCAGTTCGAGCTAAGCCCTCCCGTGAAAGACCAGACACAGATGTAAGTAAAATGGTGCGCAAGCTGGATTCCAGTGGCGTGTGGTGGGTCGGAAGACCAATGATACTTGgtgtgatggtgctgctgctagtgctcGTGATCCCAACGGTGAAGGGAGAGGTGTTGTGTTACACGTGCCAAGAATGTGATGAGCATGACGTGATGCAAACGGAGCAATGCTCTGTTGAGTGTGGCATTTGGTACTCGTGTAAGTGGAAAGCTGGTCCTGTAGCTGATGCAATTCCTCTAAAGTGCTCTTTATTCTTTAGCGAATGGTGGCGTGCCAACAGTAAACCGTGGATGCATAGAGCAAACACAGGAAGACGACGTGATCTATAATCAGTGTGAGACAGATCTGTGCAATACTGCCAGTGTCGTGCGGTGTGTGCGCTGTTCTACTGCTCTGACGGCTGAATGTGAGAACGTGATCTGCCCAACGTCAGCTGACCAGTGTTACCTTAACCCTGCAGGTAATTACCAATCGTGTGCGTACTTCCTCTACCGTTATCGGTTATGAAATGCAAAAGTGCAGGTGTACCTCCCCAAAGTATCGCGCTCTTTCCAAAACACAATAGTATCAGTGCGGAATTGGTTGCGAAAATTATTCCCCATTTTAACGGTGCTTCGTGGCTCTGTACAGTGCTGTGTGCTCCACGCATCATTGATAACCAACAGGCAAGATAAAGCGGGGTTTAAAGCGGGGTCCTAAATCGACTGCTGCCACAAACGTATCAGTAGacccgttttgtttgttgtttacaCCAAATCATCCAGTGTGAGAAACGGGGTGGCCATAAATCCATCCAGCATTGCAGGAACACACTGTACTACCAGCCCAATCAAACGATATCGGAAGGCTGATGACATACAATTCGGAAGTGTAGATAAATAACCATAACAGGGAGTGTGGGGCGAGACGACCCAGCTACAGGAGACACAGATAGTGGAAGAAGAGAGCAGGATTATAAAATCGCTTGTCGAAGGTGACACTGTGTGATGTTTTACCGCCACCAGTCAATAAAACGGCGCTTCGGAAGGGCGCCTTCTATGTGTGGTCGTAAATTCTACAAGGATGCACGTGTCCCAATATTAGGATGTACAAGTTGTACAAGTTTAACAGTTTGATccaattttacaataaaaagaTGCTAATGTGTACTTACCTGCATGTTTCTAGATGGAAAACGAGGCTGTACCTCAGATCCGGAGTACGTCGTGGACTGTTCCGGTGCTTCTTGTACCGAATGTAGCCCGGAGACAGATAAACCCTGTAACGATGTTCTGACGTGCGAAGTCTGTGATACTAGCGTAAATCCTGAATGCTTGCTGCAAacgtgtcccaaggtgacggATCAATGTTACCGCTATCTTGACGAACAGGCCACACTGCATTTAGGCTGTACAAGTGAGGAAGACTACACTATTAGCTGTGAAGAAGAGGGGGCCAACTGCCGAACGTGTAACAGTGATCTATGCAATCGAGATGGTAAGACATGCGACGGAAGTCTAAATCTAAGCAAGATTACACCAAAGTTGTGTATTCCGCATCCTTGCAGCGAGCTTTGAATGCTATTCCTGCGATGATTGTCCGTCGATTGATGCTTTCCTGGACAGTAAGGTCGAATGTAATATTCACCAGAAGGATCAGTGTTACACTGTCTATGATTGTAAGTGGAATATTACGCTACAAATACAAAACGAATTAAATAATTCCAACTTTTAACTCCAACTTTCTACTAGGGTCAAGCAAGCAAACTCACCGTGGATGCGTCAGCGACGAATTCCCAACGACGGAGTTCGATTCTTACGACTTGTGCAGCGACAGCACCTGTAATAACCAAATCTTTCCGAACCATCTCCGGTGCTATCAGTGCGATGGGTGTGATGCACAGATCTCCGATGCGGATGTAAACTACTGCCGCAATGATCAGGCAACCGGGTGCTTCATGCTGCTGGTGGAGTTCGAATCGGGTAGCAAAACAGTCATCCGAGGATGCGACACAGATCCGGCGTTCGCTGACTGTAGGATCAATCGTAACTGTGAAACCTGCACAGGAGATGCGTGCAACCGGGCGCCACAAACTGCTGCAAGATTATGCTACCAGTGCGAAGGTGTGGAGGAGTGCGAAAGACAAACACCTGCCACCGGCTGTCAGAACACGGCGTTCACTAACCAGTGCTACCTGTACTCGGACGGTGCTGCTGGCGAAGAGCTGAAGAAGGGATGCCTACTAGATTTGGATGAAACGATGGCGGCGGCCTGCTACGATCCGACCGATACGCGCTGTAGCATCTGCAAGGACATCACGTGCAATCGACAGCACTGTGTGCGGTGCAACACACAAACGGAGGGTGCTGCCTGTCTGTTGGGTGATAAATCTGCGCCGGGCTTGCAGTATGCACTTTGCGAGGGCAACTGTCGGGTGGAAATCGATGCCGACGGACACACGGTGCGGGGCTGTGCGGAAGACTTCCCGGAACCGTGCGGGCAGGGTGATGATGCCCGTTGCCTAGAGACGGTA
Proteins encoded:
- the LOC4578287 gene encoding uncharacterized protein LOC4578287 — its product is MSKFYSIFMQMCVIAASMQTGLCIKCYNCDSTSNEECMDLKRNSAIVAETCTPSKMAATTGNWLADLTRIEYFGGTEITVPMVCQKIVASNENGDTMTYRGCQLDGGKTDPCQIAYGKAKLQRGVKIESCSICKDDACNGATRLAMGPTVWLLIGGSSLLALIGFTSRRQFL
- the LOC1277836 gene encoding uncharacterized protein LOC1277836; the encoded protein is MKLNLATTWLLLVAFTVNEVRGQLRCYVCENCPDPFEGTSAQLQACPASESTTTTQMPPGGDTTILTPPPLPTGDGSGQQTTTTVATTTEAPPTPSTPVITPPPVVGRRKRQTAATGYRCFRIEHSNTVRRGCAAYLGNQADTCLSVNGGTNPIGCTLCDWEGCNSATGLRVSLFALLLAVLLSVVLKQ
- the LOC133393859 gene encoding uncharacterized protein LOC133393859, whose translation is MKFVLKCLAIFLAAILCSIAEGNKIRCYSCDDCNKQEPEIVQCSANNGLDLNALSYNPTYPILTPSTPYWNANPWDPLLTPPPLVGNNNGGAWYPGYPGYPILTPPPLGGGGINQQYPWDPLLTPPPLVGDNNGGAWYPGYPWYPGYPGYPILTPPPLGGGGGIQQYPWDPLLTPPPLVGNNNGGAWYPGNPILTPPTTYYPYGKAHQQTGDKGQKRFVCATIRSKGKDLQTDIIHRRGCAEIEGYAVGVCDQGQIPVTEGGITSCRVCGHSLCNE